From one Gracilibacillus salinarum genomic stretch:
- a CDS encoding cytochrome P450 family protein, translated as MESIKLFSKEFHQNPYDHYKNIRPHHPFAKVNLVNENFHSWMAFSYEAATAVLKDERFIKDIRNVFPDAYSDDTMPPIAQSMLFVDPPDHRRLRQLVQRGFTPKHIARLRGRVEEIAREESSKMRSKKQVDFIQSYAFPIPIRVICELLGVPAEDQRDFQRWSNVMVDVNEHDKYEQSTAEFMDYLARLFELKRQSPQEDLLSELIHVEEEEGKLTTNELFGVVMLLIVAGHETTVNLISNGLLALLTHPEQFTLLKEDYSLIPQAIEELLRYNGPVEFSTDRWARESFQFMGQQVNKGDHVIVSLASADHDQHMVDAPDTLDITREKSSHLAFGKGIHYCLGAPLARLEADIAFRVLLEDYPNISLAADLSELEWRQSYIIRGLKELPVRLG; from the coding sequence ATGGAATCGATTAAACTTTTTTCAAAGGAATTTCATCAAAACCCTTATGATCACTACAAGAACATTCGCCCCCATCACCCTTTCGCAAAAGTCAATTTAGTGAATGAGAACTTTCATTCTTGGATGGCTTTTTCTTACGAAGCCGCTACAGCTGTTCTGAAAGATGAAAGATTTATTAAAGACATCCGAAACGTTTTTCCAGATGCGTATTCAGATGATACTATGCCTCCTATCGCACAAAGCATGCTCTTTGTCGATCCTCCTGATCACCGTCGGCTGCGGCAATTAGTTCAGCGTGGTTTTACACCTAAGCATATTGCTAGATTAAGAGGAAGAGTAGAAGAAATAGCAAGGGAAGAATCCTCCAAAATGAGAAGTAAAAAGCAAGTAGATTTCATTCAATCCTATGCCTTCCCGATCCCGATTCGAGTGATCTGTGAATTATTAGGAGTCCCTGCAGAAGATCAGCGTGATTTCCAACGTTGGTCAAATGTAATGGTGGACGTGAATGAGCATGACAAATATGAGCAATCAACTGCTGAATTTATGGATTATTTAGCTCGTTTATTTGAACTGAAGCGACAATCACCTCAAGAGGATTTATTATCTGAATTAATTCATGTAGAAGAAGAGGAAGGAAAATTGACGACAAACGAATTATTTGGAGTTGTGATGCTGCTGATTGTTGCTGGTCATGAAACAACAGTTAATCTTATTTCAAATGGCCTGCTGGCACTGCTTACCCATCCAGAACAGTTTACCTTACTAAAAGAGGATTATTCACTAATACCTCAGGCTATAGAAGAACTATTGCGATATAATGGCCCTGTTGAATTCAGTACCGATCGTTGGGCACGAGAGTCCTTCCAATTCATGGGACAGCAAGTGAACAAAGGGGATCATGTGATTGTATCACTCGCTTCTGCTGATCACGATCAACACATGGTGGATGCACCTGATACGCTTGATATAACCAGAGAAAAAAGTTCTCACTTAGCATTTGGCAAGGGGATCCACTACTGTTTGGGAGCTCCGTTAGCACGACTTGAAGCTGACATTGCTTTTCGTGTTTTACTGGAAGACTATCCGAATATATCTCTTGCAGCGGACTTGTCAGAATTAGAATGGCGGCAGAGTTATATTATTCGGGGGTTGAAGGAGTTGCCAGTGAGGTTGGGGTGA
- a CDS encoding peptide MFS transporter, which translates to MSDLNKQKIVESVPQKGFFGHPKGLFTLFFTEFWERFSYYGMRAILVYYMYYEVSKGGLGIDENTALAIMSIYGSLVYMSGIIGGWLADRIFGTSRAVFYGGILIMFGHIALAIPGSISMFFVSMVLIVIGTGLLKPNVSSVVGDIYHEGDNRRDAGFSIFYMGINFGGLIAPLVVGEVGMKHDFHLGFSIAAVGMFFGLLVFMFTKKKNLGLAGTIPPNPLSESEKKTVFSRFGLSAVVLAIIIAITISMGILTIETFVGLVGILGILIPTIYFVVMYRSPKTTVTERSRIIAYIPLFIASVMFWAIQEQGSTILAHYADNRTNLEFLGFTISPAWFQSLNPLFIILLAPIFAGLWVKLGDRQPSIPKKFSLGLLFAGLSFMVILIPGTLSGEDALVSPIWLVLSYFVVVLGELCLSPVGLSATTKLAPTAFSAQTMSLWFLSNAAAQAINAQIVRFYTPETETLYFGAIGGIAILLAIILFIMSPKIQGYMKGVR; encoded by the coding sequence GTGTCAGACTTAAATAAACAGAAAATTGTGGAAAGTGTACCCCAAAAAGGTTTCTTTGGGCATCCTAAAGGATTATTCACTCTTTTCTTCACAGAATTCTGGGAAAGATTTTCTTACTATGGAATGCGAGCGATTCTCGTATACTATATGTACTATGAAGTATCAAAAGGCGGTTTAGGAATAGATGAAAATACTGCCTTAGCTATTATGTCTATTTATGGTTCACTCGTATATATGTCGGGTATTATAGGTGGCTGGCTTGCAGACCGGATATTTGGTACATCCCGGGCTGTTTTTTATGGTGGAATACTAATTATGTTCGGTCATATTGCATTAGCTATCCCTGGAAGTATATCGATGTTCTTTGTTTCCATGGTCTTAATTGTCATTGGTACAGGTTTACTCAAGCCAAACGTTTCAAGCGTTGTTGGGGACATATACCATGAAGGTGATAATCGCCGTGATGCTGGTTTCAGTATCTTTTATATGGGGATTAACTTCGGGGGACTTATCGCGCCACTAGTTGTTGGGGAAGTCGGAATGAAGCATGACTTTCACCTTGGCTTTAGTATAGCAGCAGTTGGTATGTTCTTTGGGCTGTTAGTATTTATGTTTACAAAAAAGAAAAATCTTGGATTAGCGGGAACCATTCCTCCAAATCCATTATCAGAATCGGAAAAGAAAACAGTATTTTCAAGATTTGGCTTAAGTGCCGTCGTTTTAGCTATCATTATTGCTATCACTATCTCAATGGGCATTCTTACTATTGAGACATTTGTTGGTCTTGTTGGTATTTTGGGGATTCTAATCCCAACGATTTATTTCGTTGTAATGTACCGCAGTCCAAAAACAACGGTAACAGAGCGTTCCAGAATTATTGCTTATATTCCGTTATTTATTGCATCAGTGATGTTCTGGGCTATCCAGGAACAAGGTTCAACCATCCTGGCTCACTATGCAGATAATCGTACGAATCTGGAATTCTTAGGATTCACTATTTCTCCAGCGTGGTTTCAATCATTGAACCCATTATTTATTATTTTATTAGCACCAATATTTGCTGGACTTTGGGTAAAACTTGGGGATCGTCAGCCAAGTATTCCAAAAAAATTCTCACTTGGTTTGCTGTTTGCCGGTTTATCCTTTATGGTCATCCTGATTCCGGGAACCTTAAGTGGGGAAGATGCATTAGTTAGTCCAATATGGCTTGTTCTAAGTTATTTCGTTGTCGTGCTTGGTGAGCTTTGCTTATCACCTGTAGGTCTATCAGCTACAACAAAATTAGCACCTACCGCGTTCTCAGCTCAGACGATGAGCTTATGGTTCCTGTCCAATGCAGCAGCGCAAGCTATTAACGCACAAATTGTAAGATTCTATACACCTGAAACAGAGACACTTTATTTCGGTGCAATCGGTGGAATCGCCATTCTTCTTGCGATTATCCTATTCATTATGTCACCGAAGATTCAGGGCTATATGAAAGGTGTACGCTAA